Within the Rhizobium favelukesii genome, the region GTGCAACGAATGTGTCCCGTCCCGCGTCGGCGAGGTGCTTGATCACCGCCTGGCGTCCGGCATGGATTGCGTCTGGATCGTTGTTGCCACCGAGTTCGCGGGCGATGTCGGCTTCGCTTGGCAGGGCCAGCGCCTGGGCGCGGAAGGCGGGCTCGAGGCCCTCGTCAGCCGCGGCAATAACTAGGGTGTCGACGAATGTCGGCTCAGAAGCGACAGTCTTTCCTTCGCGGGCATCGCGCGCCGCCTTCAGAAGGTTCGGAAGTGCAAGGTCCGTCAGCGCCTGCCAGCGCGCGAAATGGTCTGTCTCGCAGCGGGCAAGCTGGGCGAGGTCGGCGGGCGACTGGTCGAAATGGAGATTGATCGGTGCCGAGAAGCTGCGATTGATCGAAACAACTGGCCGCGTTGGAACGCCGTGGAATACGGCCGTTTGCGTGCGCTCGGTCAGATGCAGCACGCTGCCCGTATACTCCGCACCTTCGACGGAGGCCGGAGCCACGGCGGCACCATCGTCTGCAAAGAGCTGCAGGCTCAGCGGGATGTGCATCGGCTTCTTGTCGGACTGGCCGGGCGTTGCGGGGATCATCTGCTCCAGCGAAAGGCTGAACGTCTTCGCTGCGGGATCGTATGAGCCGGAGGCCGTAACCAGCGGCGTGCCCGCCTGATGATACCAGAGTGAGAACTGTGTAAGGTCGCGTCCGCTGGCGTCCTCGAAGGATTTGACGAAGTCCTCGATCGTCACAGCCTGGCCATCATGACGATCGAAGTAGATGTCCATTCCCTTCTTGAAAGTCTCCTTGCCGAGCAGCGTTGCGATCATTCGCGTAACTTCGCTGCCCTTCTCATAGACAGTCGTTGTATAGAAGTTATTGATTTCGCGGTATTTTATCGGTCGAACGGGATGAGCGAGCGGACCTGCATCCTCCGGGAACTGCTCGGATTTCAGGTGACGAACCTCGGCGATGCGTTTGACCGGGCGAGAGCGCTGATCGGCCGAGAACTCGTGATCGCGATAGACGGTCAATCCTTCCTTCAGGCACAGCTGGAACCAATCGCGGCAGGTGATGCGGTTGCCAGTCCAGTTGTGGAAGTATTCGTGGGCAATGATTGCTTCGATGTTGGCGTAGTCGCTGTCGGTGGCCGTTTCCGGATCGGCAAGGACGTACTTGTCGTTGAAGACATTGAGCCCCTTGTTCTCCATGGCGCCCATGTTGAAATCGGAGACTGCGACGATCATGAAAATGTCGAGATCATATTCGCGTCCGAAGACGTCTTCGTCCCACTTCATCGAGCGTTTCAGCGCGTCCATCGCATAGGCGGCACGCGGCTCTTTGCCGTGCTCGACATAGATCTTCAGGGCGACCTCGCGACCGGACATCGTCGTGAACGTGTCTTCGATGATGCCGAGATCGCCGGCGACGAGCGCGAAGAGATAGCTCGGCTTGGGATGCGGATCGAACCAGGCGGCAAAGTGTTTGCCTTCGCCATAGCCGGCGCCGCCGAGGAAATTGCCGTTCGACAGCAGCAGCGGATTGGCGGCCTTGTCGGCAATGATATTGACCGTGTAAGGGGCCAGGACGTCGGGGCGGTCGGGGAAATAGGTGATGCGGCGGAAGCCCTCTGCCTCGCACTGCGTGCAGTAGATGCCGCCGGTGCGGTAGAGGCCCATCAGTTTCGTATTGGCTTCGGGGTTGATGATCGTTGTGATCGTCAGTTCGAACGGATCGGATGCCGGTAGATCGCGCACTGTCAGGCTTTCCGGCGTCACGGTGTATTGGCCCGCCGGCGTTTCCATCTGGTCGAACAGCAGGCCGGAAAGCGCAAGTTCATCGCCATCGAGCACCAGCGAGGCCTTGGGATCGACGCCTTCGCGGCGATGGAAGATCAGTCGTGCTTCGACCTTGGTTTCAGTCGGATCGAGTTCGAAGGTAAGGTCCACGCGTTCCAGAACGAATTCGGTGGGCTGGTAGTCTGCCAGATTGATGACCTGGCCGGTATCTGTACGCATGATGTTCCCTGAAGACCTTGAGCGGATGACTGCTTCGTCTGCGGAGTGGGCACTCCGCCACAAATTTTGAGGGCATGATTACATTAAAGTCTGAACTAAAGTTAAAGCGAAATCGCGGCAGCGGAAGATTTGGAGACACTGGAAGCGGCTATATGTGGGCGGATCTGGGAATGGGATTTGAGGCTGATGGCTGCTTTGATCCTCCTCGTCTTGAGTTCGCTGAACGACGATTCTGCGT harbors:
- the pepN gene encoding aminopeptidase N; translated protein: MRTDTGQVINLADYQPTEFVLERVDLTFELDPTETKVEARLIFHRREGVDPKASLVLDGDELALSGLLFDQMETPAGQYTVTPESLTVRDLPASDPFELTITTIINPEANTKLMGLYRTGGIYCTQCEAEGFRRITYFPDRPDVLAPYTVNIIADKAANPLLLSNGNFLGGAGYGEGKHFAAWFDPHPKPSYLFALVAGDLGIIEDTFTTMSGREVALKIYVEHGKEPRAAYAMDALKRSMKWDEDVFGREYDLDIFMIVAVSDFNMGAMENKGLNVFNDKYVLADPETATDSDYANIEAIIAHEYFHNWTGNRITCRDWFQLCLKEGLTVYRDHEFSADQRSRPVKRIAEVRHLKSEQFPEDAGPLAHPVRPIKYREINNFYTTTVYEKGSEVTRMIATLLGKETFKKGMDIYFDRHDGQAVTIEDFVKSFEDASGRDLTQFSLWYHQAGTPLVTASGSYDPAAKTFSLSLEQMIPATPGQSDKKPMHIPLSLQLFADDGAAVAPASVEGAEYTGSVLHLTERTQTAVFHGVPTRPVVSINRSFSAPINLHFDQSPADLAQLARCETDHFARWQALTDLALPNLLKAARDAREGKTVASEPTFVDTLVIAAADEGLEPAFRAQALALPSEADIARELGGNNDPDAIHAGRQAVIKHLADAGRDTFVALYGSMTTPGAFSPDATSAGRRALRNAALTYLSYAEHSPARTKAAFDAANNMTDLLHALTILVHRFPDSAEAAEALSIFRDRFAENALVVDKWFSVQATIPGAGTLDRVLKLMENPLFKRTNPNRVRSLVGSFAFANPTGFGRADGEGYRFLAREILDIDRRNPQLAARILTSMRSWRSLEPVRQDHARLSLLEIERAAELSTDVRDIVERTLKG